From the genome of Metabacillus schmidteae, one region includes:
- a CDS encoding DUF4062 domain-containing protein, whose protein sequence is MLRLINKTRIFISSAYENDLKEPRKIIKKQLEENGHEVPIFEDGDFGTWEKDTLKQCLDVVSECDIFVLLINNKSGASSRLLDGNVTPTYLEYKAALQHNKHILVFVSPFVKHNFTLLRKEFDKLYKSYQETHHRIPSSPFDPLSDWINSELSQEGTFKDLLALTDPFVWAFLYEVYRNGNWVYDFNVARAEEQAKNISSMLSTTLRSVVGLVSEREQIEELKGQASYLLAYADYTLQLLEIRNDISENGVKTWSYFLEQGIRFLRGPLEIIQARDINPMAVNSSNGCFAASLYTIDKDSDRMLSLVGSTDEIDPDHFYKLDEKDVYVVEAYNNQVRLITFREEKQMLYVTEPLGNFVLCLHFKLNVPWNVNQVKAYEDEIQYAIIDQHEYFFDYFKGLILGG, encoded by the coding sequence GTGTTACGACTGATTAATAAAACAAGAATCTTTATTAGTTCTGCATATGAAAATGATTTAAAGGAACCTCGGAAAATAATTAAGAAACAATTAGAGGAAAACGGTCATGAAGTCCCTATATTTGAAGATGGTGATTTTGGAACCTGGGAGAAGGACACGCTAAAACAATGTTTGGATGTAGTAAGTGAATGTGACATCTTTGTACTGTTAATCAATAACAAGTCAGGTGCCAGCTCTCGACTTTTAGATGGCAATGTCACTCCAACATATCTAGAGTATAAAGCCGCTTTGCAACATAATAAACATATACTTGTTTTTGTGTCCCCGTTTGTTAAGCATAATTTTACTCTTTTAAGGAAAGAATTTGACAAACTGTACAAATCCTATCAAGAAACACACCATAGGATACCAAGTTCCCCATTTGACCCTCTGTCTGATTGGATAAATAGCGAGTTAAGTCAGGAAGGGACCTTTAAAGACCTGTTGGCTTTAACCGACCCATTTGTTTGGGCTTTCCTTTACGAAGTCTACCGAAATGGAAATTGGGTTTATGACTTTAATGTTGCAAGAGCAGAAGAACAAGCAAAAAATATATCTTCAATGCTAAGTACAACTCTACGATCTGTAGTAGGTTTAGTTTCTGAAAGAGAACAAATAGAGGAATTAAAAGGACAAGCATCTTACTTATTAGCTTATGCTGATTATACTTTGCAATTATTAGAAATAAGAAATGATATCTCTGAAAATGGAGTGAAAACATGGTCCTATTTCCTTGAACAAGGTATTCGCTTTTTAAGAGGACCATTAGAGATTATCCAGGCTAGAGATATAAATCCTATGGCAGTAAATTCAAGTAATGGATGTTTTGCTGCTTCACTGTACACTATAGATAAAGATTCAGACAGAATGTTATCTTTAGTAGGTTCAACCGATGAAATAGATCCAGATCATTTTTACAAGTTAGATGAAAAAGACGTTTATGTTGTAGAAGCATATAATAACCAAGTAAGGTTAATAACATTCCGTGAAGAAAAACAAATGTTATACGTCACCGAACCTCTAGGGAATTTTGTTTTGTGTCTTCATTTTAAGTTAAATGTACCTTGGAATGTGAATCAGGTTAAGGCTTACGAAGATGAGATCCAATATGCTATAATAGACCAACACGAATACTTCTTTGATTATTTCAAAGGGTTAATTTTAGGAGGGTGA